Proteins co-encoded in one Meiothermus sp. genomic window:
- a CDS encoding alanine--glyoxylate aminotransferase family protein — protein MYRPRLLTPGPVELHPRALEALSRPQLHHRSEVARQIFLQAKAGLEAAFKTQGQVLLLTGSGTAAMDALVQNLFAPGARVLVPVHGNFSERWAKIAQQAGLEVVRLELEWGRVVRPEHLESAQGPFDGLLLTHSESSTGALNDVRTLAQAFKARFPEGLVVVDAITSLFVSEFELEGWGLDAAACGSQKGIMCPPGLGYAALSPRAIEHLKPRGFYLNLASELKVQSAGESAWTPAINLVAATAAVLAELLPRLPEHIALKQQQNEILYATGQELGLKPVPEVKSPATTCFYLPEGVSYAQIKEAFAARGATIIGGQGQLKGRVFRLSLMGYSDLYDAYAVAQMMREALRFD, from the coding sequence ATGTACCGCCCCCGCCTCCTCACCCCCGGCCCCGTGGAACTCCACCCCAGGGCCCTCGAGGCCCTATCCCGCCCCCAGCTTCACCACCGTAGCGAGGTGGCCCGGCAGATTTTCCTCCAGGCCAAGGCCGGGCTCGAGGCCGCCTTCAAAACCCAGGGCCAGGTCTTGCTGCTCACCGGCTCCGGCACCGCCGCCATGGACGCCCTGGTGCAGAACCTCTTTGCGCCGGGGGCGCGGGTGCTGGTGCCGGTGCACGGCAACTTCTCCGAACGCTGGGCCAAAATTGCCCAACAGGCCGGGCTAGAGGTAGTGCGCCTGGAGCTCGAGTGGGGCCGGGTGGTGCGCCCGGAACACCTGGAAAGCGCCCAGGGCCCCTTCGACGGCCTGCTCCTGACCCACTCCGAGTCCTCGACCGGGGCCCTCAACGACGTGCGCACCCTGGCCCAGGCCTTCAAGGCCCGCTTCCCCGAGGGGCTGGTGGTGGTGGACGCCATCACCAGCCTGTTTGTAAGCGAGTTCGAGCTGGAGGGCTGGGGCCTGGATGCCGCCGCCTGTGGCTCGCAAAAAGGCATCATGTGCCCCCCAGGGCTGGGCTATGCGGCCCTCTCGCCCCGTGCGATCGAGCACCTCAAGCCTCGAGGCTTCTACCTGAACCTGGCCTCCGAGCTCAAAGTGCAGAGCGCGGGCGAGTCGGCCTGGACGCCGGCCATCAACCTGGTGGCCGCCACCGCCGCGGTGCTGGCGGAACTGCTGCCCCGGCTGCCCGAGCACATCGCCCTCAAACAGCAGCAGAACGAGATCCTCTACGCCACCGGCCAGGAGCTGGGCCTGAAGCCCGTGCCCGAGGTAAAAAGCCCCGCCACCACCTGTTTTTACCTGCCCGAAGGGGTAAGCTACGCCCAGATCAAGGAGGCCTTCGCCGCGCGGGGCGCCACCATTATCGGCGGGCAGGGCCAGCTCAAGGGTAGGGTCTTTCGCCTCTCGCTGATGGGCTACTCCGACTTATACGATGCGTATGCGGTGGCCCAGATGATGCGCGAGGCCCTGCGCTTCGATTAG
- a CDS encoding SDR family oxidoreductase, producing the protein MKVQGKVVVVTGGGSGIGRALVLRLLSKGARVAAVDLNAASLQETAQLAQAAERLSTHVLNITQREAVEALPAEVMARHGVVDGLINNAGIIQPFVRVNDLDYSAIERVMNVNFYGTLYMTKAFLPHLLQRPEAHIVNISSMGGFLPVPGQSVYGASKAAVKLLSEGLFAELLDTPVRVTVVFPGAVATNITANSGVEIRAAEGRRPAARPLEPERAAQIIVEGMEQNRFRVLVGSDARLMDLLYRLSPERATRFIYRQMRSLLGES; encoded by the coding sequence ATGAAGGTTCAGGGCAAGGTGGTGGTGGTCACGGGCGGTGGCAGCGGCATAGGGCGGGCCCTGGTCTTGCGGCTGCTTAGCAAGGGGGCCCGGGTGGCGGCGGTGGATCTCAACGCGGCAAGCCTGCAAGAAACCGCACAACTGGCCCAGGCCGCCGAACGGCTCTCGACCCACGTGCTCAACATCACCCAGCGCGAGGCGGTGGAGGCCCTGCCCGCCGAGGTGATGGCCCGGCATGGGGTGGTGGACGGCCTGATTAACAACGCTGGCATCATCCAGCCCTTCGTGCGGGTCAACGACCTGGACTACAGCGCCATCGAGCGGGTCATGAACGTCAACTTTTACGGCACCCTGTACATGACCAAAGCCTTTTTGCCGCACCTTTTGCAGCGCCCCGAGGCGCATATCGTGAACATCTCGAGCATGGGCGGCTTCTTGCCAGTGCCGGGGCAGAGCGTGTACGGAGCCTCCAAGGCGGCGGTCAAGCTTCTGAGCGAGGGCCTGTTCGCCGAGCTGCTCGACACCCCGGTGCGGGTGACGGTGGTCTTTCCGGGGGCGGTGGCCACCAACATCACCGCCAACTCGGGGGTGGAAATCCGGGCCGCCGAGGGCCGCCGGCCTGCGGCCAGGCCCCTCGAGCCCGAGCGGGCCGCCCAGATTATCGTGGAGGGCATGGAGCAGAACCGCTTCCGGGTGCTGGTGGGCTCGGATGCCCGGCTGATGGATCTTCTCTACCGCCTATCCCCGGAGCGGGCCACCCGTTTTATCTACCGGCAGATGCGTTCGCTGCTGGGCGAGTCTTAA